The following are encoded together in the Acidicapsa ligni genome:
- a CDS encoding sensor histidine kinase yields the protein MRASVRVRGWPRSIKFQLLAGLVLLETLSLLLFGVLLIHRQSRETYFRAQQRLGRQCDTLVLQIRDALQAGRPEMIGASLHMVGSAPNVAIAKVSDVDNKILYVNKGVPAGHALTPAERSQIPLMVLNISHVFKIGPDVWESAKPIYFQGKLFGFIWVQMDPAWDRGQLIFLLHSITLFGFIWIATSVLMAWGLARSITGPLAVLHRGTRALMESPESHTSFPLPVTVHNEIGDLIEAFNRMMASIEEQRSGLSDTLSLLDSMLANAPIGLAFFDRRCRFVRVNRIFADTTGIPLSRHLGRPLSEVLPAAVALQLEKTILGVFENDEPVRDLELTGTALGTTRPWTWITSAYPIRTTPSQVRWVGLIVMDASDRKRGEEALRKTEKLAATGRLAASIAHEINNPLEAITNLLYLLINYSGLEEPALGYAVMADHEVRRISEITQQTLRFYRQSTLPALANLSELLDSVLSLHQGRLRNLGIEVKRKYDAKTTLYCFAGELRQVFANLVGNAIDAMPEGGRLEVRARRSRDWSNPSRTGVRFQVADTGSGMQPEVRKHIFEPFFTTKEVTGTGLGLWVSWEIVVKHHGSIRVRSRSNADGGKSGTAFELFFPDEPELVTAQEVEQAEISAPA from the coding sequence ATGAGAGCTAGCGTGAGGGTCCGGGGATGGCCTCGTTCCATCAAGTTTCAGCTTCTGGCTGGACTGGTGCTTCTGGAGACGCTTTCTCTCCTGTTATTCGGGGTGCTGCTGATTCATCGCCAGTCGCGTGAGACTTATTTTCGCGCGCAACAGCGGTTAGGGCGTCAGTGCGACACGCTGGTTTTGCAAATCAGAGATGCACTGCAGGCCGGTCGTCCGGAGATGATTGGCGCCTCGCTGCATATGGTGGGTTCTGCGCCCAATGTTGCCATTGCCAAGGTGTCGGATGTCGATAACAAGATCCTCTATGTAAACAAAGGGGTGCCTGCGGGGCATGCGTTGACACCGGCAGAGCGCAGCCAGATTCCGCTGATGGTGCTCAATATATCCCATGTCTTCAAGATCGGCCCGGATGTATGGGAGTCGGCGAAGCCGATTTATTTCCAGGGCAAATTGTTTGGGTTCATCTGGGTGCAAATGGATCCGGCCTGGGATCGCGGCCAGTTGATCTTTTTGCTGCACTCCATCACACTGTTTGGCTTTATCTGGATCGCGACATCGGTTCTTATGGCATGGGGATTGGCCCGGTCGATTACCGGACCGCTTGCTGTGCTTCACCGGGGGACGCGGGCATTGATGGAATCTCCTGAAAGCCACACCAGCTTTCCGCTGCCGGTAACTGTGCATAACGAGATTGGGGACCTGATTGAGGCGTTTAACCGCATGATGGCCTCAATCGAAGAACAGCGCTCCGGGCTGAGCGATACTCTCTCATTGCTTGATTCCATGCTGGCGAATGCGCCTATTGGGTTGGCCTTTTTTGACCGCCGCTGCCGGTTTGTGCGGGTCAATCGGATTTTTGCCGACACTACGGGAATTCCGCTGAGCCGGCATCTTGGGCGGCCACTGTCGGAGGTTTTGCCGGCCGCTGTTGCACTCCAATTGGAAAAGACGATTCTGGGTGTCTTTGAAAATGACGAGCCGGTACGCGATCTGGAGTTGACGGGGACGGCGTTGGGAACCACTCGTCCGTGGACATGGATTACCTCTGCGTATCCGATCCGCACCACGCCCAGCCAGGTTCGCTGGGTTGGGTTGATCGTGATGGACGCGAGCGACCGCAAGCGCGGCGAGGAAGCGCTGCGTAAGACGGAGAAACTGGCTGCGACCGGCAGGCTGGCTGCCTCCATCGCACACGAAATCAACAATCCTCTGGAGGCGATCACGAACCTGTTGTACCTGCTGATCAACTATTCGGGACTGGAAGAGCCAGCCCTGGGTTATGCGGTCATGGCGGATCACGAGGTTCGGCGCATCTCGGAGATCACCCAGCAGACGTTGCGGTTTTACCGGCAGTCCACGCTGCCTGCGTTGGCCAATCTCTCGGAATTGCTCGATTCGGTGCTGAGCCTGCACCAGGGACGGCTGCGCAACCTGGGGATTGAAGTCAAGCGGAAATATGATGCGAAGACCACGCTCTATTGTTTTGCAGGAGAACTGCGGCAGGTGTTTGCCAACCTGGTAGGCAACGCGATTGACGCGATGCCGGAGGGTGGGCGGTTGGAGGTTCGAGCGCGACGCTCCCGAGACTGGAGCAATCCGTCGCGCACCGGAGTTCGCTTCCAGGTGGCGGATACGGGGTCCGGTATGCAGCCAGAGGTGCGCAAGCATATCTTTGAGCCTTTTTTCACGACCAAGGAAGTGACCGGAACAGGACTCGGGTTGTGGGTGAGTTGGGAGATCGTGGTCAAGCACCACGGTTCGATTCGCGTGCGAAGCAGGTCGAATGCAGATGGAGGCAAGTCCGGTACGGCCTTTGAGCTGTTCTTTCCGGATGAGCCAGAGTTGGTCACTGCGCAGGAAGTAGAACAGGCGGAGATATCCGCGCCTGCCTGA
- a CDS encoding S1 family peptidase: protein MRLNPLHASAVVLAPAILAVAGCGGHVSASGTDIAGATRVSIHAATTQVDTSRTTQYSATLSTGEPAKVEWSVTGGDPTAGAGSISANGLYTPPSYLTQDEANVTVSAVPAKQASQFSLTESTADLTVTPGFLQPLTPENLALGANGTVSISGSMTEVGGSASIHFALASDTAGTPSDAGTLSQPHCTRSSVSSANPAYTVCTVTYAAPATIATPVLVYVVGYVGSSPTKSATRSWTRVLLNSSGINSNPVGHQAHLAAPVQLGSSSGSNTDYDASLGSLSDCCGGTLGALLQDTSGNQYVLSNNHVLARSDQSLIGETIIQPGLIDNGCTPYGVGPGTTPIANLTGYPALTSPATNVDAAIARVASGAVDLKGSILELGTKQQDGSLAAAPLGISSTSGKGQAASLGMMVAKSGRTTGLTCASVSAMNVDVVVDYFTDCAETSHSMTKTFTNQIAISGTSFSDAGDSGALVVDTANAEPVGLFFAGGTDADGVEHAIANPVSDVLGALNSQVPGVAGQTSYSFVGGPDHPVSCLSYSSQKLSDDTSSSVTASYAKLGSIELERVEAALPLAQQLAQQSQGPSTGIVRVGPAASKDHPEEGAVAFYVEPGYVGTPPATIGGLPTLVIPNEAAAATPQPHAASLAQVLAVKQRNAATLLKSNPAIFGVGVGQSLDNPGDAAIVLFVDRKKVSSALPESVEGQRVRVILMDRLHVTRSHGTPSQSSGSCFSHQQKALPAENSYPDLLPDTIKLPN, encoded by the coding sequence TTGCGTCTGAACCCGCTCCATGCTTCCGCTGTCGTACTGGCCCCGGCGATCCTCGCCGTTGCGGGCTGCGGTGGACATGTATCTGCCTCCGGGACAGACATCGCAGGTGCGACCAGGGTATCGATCCACGCCGCGACGACCCAGGTGGACACCAGCCGCACCACGCAATACTCGGCCACCCTGTCCACCGGCGAACCGGCCAAAGTAGAGTGGTCCGTGACTGGCGGAGACCCGACCGCAGGCGCAGGCAGCATCAGCGCGAATGGCCTTTATACGCCGCCCAGCTATCTCACCCAGGACGAGGCAAACGTTACCGTCAGCGCCGTACCGGCAAAGCAAGCCAGCCAGTTCAGCCTGACCGAGAGCACCGCAGACCTCACCGTGACTCCCGGGTTTCTACAGCCGCTCACGCCTGAAAATCTGGCACTGGGAGCGAATGGAACCGTGTCGATCTCCGGGTCCATGACCGAAGTCGGCGGCAGCGCCAGCATCCATTTTGCCCTCGCCAGCGACACCGCAGGAACACCCAGCGACGCAGGCACACTCTCCCAACCTCACTGCACCCGCAGTTCCGTCAGCAGCGCCAACCCCGCATACACCGTCTGCACGGTCACCTATGCAGCGCCCGCAACGATTGCAACGCCTGTGCTCGTGTATGTTGTCGGATATGTGGGCAGCTCCCCCACAAAATCCGCCACGCGAAGCTGGACGCGCGTGCTTCTCAACTCCTCCGGAATCAACAGCAATCCAGTCGGACACCAGGCCCATCTCGCAGCTCCGGTACAACTCGGCTCATCCAGTGGCAGCAATACGGATTACGACGCAAGCCTGGGCTCACTCTCCGACTGCTGTGGCGGCACCCTCGGCGCGTTGCTGCAGGACACCAGCGGAAACCAGTATGTGCTCAGCAACAATCACGTGCTGGCGCGCAGCGACCAATCCCTTATCGGCGAAACCATCATCCAGCCCGGGCTGATCGATAACGGATGCACTCCCTACGGCGTCGGCCCCGGCACCACCCCCATCGCCAACCTCACCGGCTATCCCGCCTTGACCTCGCCCGCCACCAACGTGGACGCGGCCATCGCTCGTGTCGCCTCCGGCGCGGTGGATCTCAAAGGCAGCATTCTGGAGCTGGGAACCAAGCAGCAGGACGGCTCCCTCGCCGCAGCTCCCCTGGGAATCTCATCCACCAGCGGTAAGGGTCAGGCAGCATCGCTCGGCATGATGGTCGCCAAGAGCGGCAGGACGACCGGACTGACCTGCGCCAGCGTCTCTGCAATGAATGTCGACGTCGTGGTGGACTACTTCACCGATTGCGCTGAAACCAGCCACTCCATGACCAAGACTTTCACCAACCAGATCGCCATTTCCGGCACAAGTTTCAGCGATGCCGGTGACTCCGGTGCCCTGGTGGTCGATACAGCTAACGCGGAGCCCGTAGGCCTGTTCTTCGCCGGTGGCACCGATGCGGATGGAGTGGAGCACGCCATCGCGAATCCGGTTTCAGATGTACTCGGCGCGCTGAACAGCCAGGTTCCCGGAGTGGCCGGCCAGACCAGTTACAGTTTTGTCGGAGGCCCGGATCACCCCGTCTCCTGCCTCAGCTACAGCAGCCAGAAACTCTCGGACGATACCTCAAGTTCAGTAACGGCAAGCTATGCCAAACTGGGTTCGATTGAACTGGAGCGCGTCGAGGCGGCCCTGCCGCTCGCTCAACAGCTGGCCCAGCAGTCCCAGGGCCCCTCTACCGGAATCGTGCGCGTCGGCCCTGCCGCCAGCAAAGATCATCCGGAAGAAGGCGCCGTAGCCTTCTACGTTGAGCCAGGCTATGTTGGAACTCCCCCAGCCACCATCGGCGGTCTTCCAACACTCGTAATTCCCAACGAAGCGGCCGCAGCCACTCCACAGCCGCATGCCGCGTCTCTGGCCCAGGTATTGGCTGTCAAACAGCGCAATGCAGCCACGCTTCTGAAGTCCAACCCGGCAATCTTCGGCGTAGGGGTCGGGCAAAGTCTGGATAACCCCGGCGACGCAGCGATCGTCCTTTTTGTGGATCGTAAGAAGGTAAGCAGCGCTCTACCCGAATCAGTCGAGGGGCAGCGCGTTCGCGTCATCCTGATGGACCGCCTGCATGTCACGCGTTCCCATGGAACGCCGTCGCAAAGCTCCGGTAGCTGCTTCAGCCATCAGCAGAAAGCCCTCCCCGCCGAGAACTCCTATCCGGACCTGCTACCGGACACGATCAAGCTCCCCAACTAA
- a CDS encoding ABC transporter permease, translated as MSNSSIQGIPSQKTPSKQSMFLKAFWGLYLRDLRVLSRELMPFLLRVGMQPLLFLFVFTFVMPHIASGNPMASAAGPSFGTVLLPGLMAVAIMFSGIAAVALPLSTEFGVTREIDDRVMCPVPVAVVALEKVCFSAMQSIVAALSVIPMAILIPATPVYPDFHNWPLLIIVLIMSSLLAGSLGLAIGSIVSPKQIGLVFSIIVVPITFLGCVYYPWAYLEKIRWLQIAVLFNPIVYISEGLRAAVTPGVHHMPEWAILLALTIFLAILGRFGVRGFLRRVIS; from the coding sequence GTGAGTAATTCATCCATCCAGGGGATTCCGTCCCAGAAGACTCCATCCAAACAAAGCATGTTCCTGAAAGCCTTCTGGGGACTGTACCTCCGCGATCTGCGTGTGCTGAGCCGGGAGCTGATGCCGTTCCTGCTCCGCGTCGGCATGCAGCCTCTGCTCTTCCTCTTCGTCTTCACCTTTGTTATGCCACACATAGCAAGCGGCAATCCGATGGCGTCCGCGGCTGGCCCCAGTTTTGGAACCGTCCTGCTGCCGGGCCTGATGGCCGTGGCAATCATGTTCAGCGGTATCGCCGCCGTCGCCCTGCCGCTCTCGACCGAATTTGGCGTTACCCGCGAGATTGACGACCGCGTCATGTGCCCCGTGCCCGTAGCCGTCGTCGCACTCGAAAAAGTCTGCTTCAGCGCGATGCAAAGCATAGTCGCCGCACTCTCGGTCATTCCCATGGCGATCCTGATTCCAGCGACGCCGGTCTATCCCGACTTCCATAACTGGCCATTGCTGATCATCGTCCTGATCATGTCGAGCCTGTTGGCCGGTTCCCTCGGGCTGGCCATCGGCTCCATCGTCAGTCCCAAGCAGATTGGGCTGGTTTTTTCCATCATCGTCGTGCCGATTACCTTTTTGGGATGCGTCTACTACCCGTGGGCCTATCTGGAAAAAATACGCTGGTTACAGATTGCCGTTCTCTTCAATCCAATCGTATATATCAGTGAGGGTCTACGCGCGGCTGTCACTCCGGGTGTTCATCACATGCCTGAGTGGGCTATCCTTCTCGCGCTGACGATCTTCCTGGCAATCCTGGGCCGTTTTGGTGTACGCGGCTTCCTGCGCAGGGTAATTTCGTAA
- a CDS encoding ABC transporter ATP-binding protein: protein MPDQNPELIVEIEQLTKVYDAKQRVVALDGIDLTVRQGEIFGLLGPNGAGKTTTISICTTRTLPTSGKVRIAGIDVVKQPSQARQFIGVVPQYNTLDRSLTIFENIYYHCRYFGFSNAQAKARASELLAQFLLTERKDAYPSQLSGGLAQRVQIARAIAHRPKVLFLDEPSAGLDPQSRIAMWTAVQGLRKEGITVVLTTHYMEEADELSDRVAVVDRGKVLALGSPQHLKDTHGAQTIIDLKLRNIAGAEALASDLRLREGVKSAETLPDGLRVFAGNVDGLLPEIIQSCAKLGLRDISITEPSLETVFIQLTGRDLRE, encoded by the coding sequence ATGCCGGATCAAAATCCCGAATTGATTGTTGAAATAGAACAACTTACCAAGGTCTACGATGCCAAGCAGCGAGTAGTCGCCCTGGACGGGATCGATCTGACTGTACGCCAGGGTGAAATCTTCGGCCTGCTTGGGCCAAACGGCGCAGGCAAGACCACCACCATCAGCATCTGCACCACCCGCACACTGCCCACCAGCGGCAAAGTGCGCATTGCCGGGATCGACGTTGTGAAGCAGCCATCCCAGGCACGACAGTTTATCGGCGTCGTTCCGCAGTACAACACGCTCGACCGCTCCCTGACCATCTTTGAAAACATCTACTACCACTGCCGTTATTTTGGATTTTCCAACGCTCAGGCCAAGGCGCGCGCCAGTGAACTACTGGCCCAGTTCCTGCTGACCGAGCGCAAGGACGCGTACCCTTCGCAACTCTCCGGCGGACTGGCGCAGCGTGTGCAGATCGCACGAGCCATTGCTCATCGGCCCAAAGTTTTGTTTCTGGATGAACCAAGCGCAGGCCTCGATCCGCAAAGCCGCATTGCCATGTGGACCGCCGTGCAGGGACTGCGCAAAGAAGGCATCACCGTCGTCCTGACCACGCACTATATGGAAGAGGCCGACGAGCTCTCCGACCGCGTTGCTGTTGTGGACCGCGGCAAAGTGCTGGCCCTGGGATCGCCGCAGCACTTGAAAGATACGCACGGCGCCCAGACCATCATCGACCTCAAATTGCGCAATATCGCCGGAGCCGAGGCCCTTGCCTCCGATCTGCGCCTGCGCGAAGGCGTAAAGAGCGCCGAAACCCTGCCCGACGGCCTGCGCGTTTTTGCAGGCAACGTCGATGGCCTGCTTCCGGAGATCATTCAGTCCTGCGCAAAACTCGGCCTGAGAGACATTTCCATCACCGAACCGAGTCTGGAAACAGTCTTCATCCAACTGACGGGGAGGGACTTGCGTGAGTAA
- a CDS encoding zinc-dependent alcohol dehydrogenase family protein translates to MQQWQIPAFGIDSLILANRNSISPASLHANEVLVRIHAISLNFRDLMVVEGKYNPRLALPRIPCSDGVGEVVAVGADVQQWKTGDRVAGCFWQNWEDGAPSAAHSKGALGGDIDGVLATEIVLRETGLVRIPDHLNYEEAATLPCAALTAWNALFTATSVKPGDTVLIQGTGGVSIFALQFAKLAGAKVLGISSSDEKLERARTLGLDAGLNYRTSPDWEKWAMEQTAGAGVNLVVEVGGAGTLPRSIRAICHGGVIAQIGVLTGAAEVLDVRPILTKQARIHGVYVGSRAQFIAMNKAISLSGLKPVIDQVFPFTEFPLALRRMESGAHFGKIVISAN, encoded by the coding sequence TTGCAGCAATGGCAAATCCCCGCTTTTGGCATCGATTCGCTGATTCTGGCAAATCGTAATTCCATCTCACCGGCCTCACTCCATGCCAACGAAGTCCTGGTTCGCATTCACGCTATCTCTCTCAATTTCCGAGACTTGATGGTCGTCGAGGGCAAATACAATCCTCGCCTGGCGCTGCCCCGCATTCCCTGTTCCGATGGCGTAGGCGAAGTAGTTGCCGTTGGCGCAGACGTACAGCAATGGAAAACCGGTGACCGCGTAGCAGGCTGTTTCTGGCAGAACTGGGAGGACGGCGCACCCTCTGCCGCGCACTCCAAAGGAGCCTTAGGCGGCGATATCGACGGCGTACTGGCCACGGAAATCGTCCTGCGCGAGACAGGTCTGGTGCGCATCCCCGACCATCTGAACTACGAAGAGGCCGCCACACTGCCCTGCGCAGCCCTTACCGCCTGGAACGCCCTCTTCACCGCAACTAGCGTAAAACCGGGCGATACCGTCCTGATTCAGGGAACGGGAGGCGTCTCCATCTTCGCACTGCAATTCGCCAAACTAGCCGGGGCAAAGGTGCTGGGCATCTCCAGCAGCGACGAAAAGCTCGAACGCGCCAGGACACTCGGTCTCGATGCCGGACTGAATTATCGCACCAGCCCTGACTGGGAAAAATGGGCGATGGAGCAGACCGCCGGCGCCGGCGTCAACCTGGTCGTCGAGGTCGGCGGCGCAGGAACACTTCCGCGCTCAATCCGCGCCATCTGCCACGGAGGCGTGATCGCACAGATCGGCGTTTTAACCGGCGCAGCAGAGGTTCTCGATGTCCGCCCCATCCTCACCAAACAGGCCCGCATTCACGGCGTCTATGTCGGTTCGCGCGCTCAGTTCATTGCGATGAACAAGGCAATCTCGCTTTCAGGACTCAAGCCGGTGATCGATCAAGTCTTCCCCTTTACCGAATTTCCCCTTGCCCTGCGTCGAATGGAATCCGGAGCCCATTTTGGCAAGATTGTAATCTCAGCAAACTAG
- a CDS encoding SDR family NAD(P)-dependent oxidoreductase, which produces MSLKAKIVFITGASSGIGEATAYAFASEGARLLLAARRQDKLSAVASKALEAGAQAVHAFELDVQKQPAVAAAIAALPAEWSAIDVLINNAGLSRGLDKLYQGHIEDWDEMIDTNVKGLLYVTRAVVPGMVERGSGHVVNMGSTAGELTYPNGAVYCATKAAEKAINDGLRQDVLGTPVRVTSIDPGMVETDFSKVRFRGDETRAAKVYQGITPLSPVDVADAIVWAVSRPAHVNIAHVLMTPVGQANSLLFHREQAGTTGNTR; this is translated from the coding sequence ATGAGTCTTAAAGCAAAAATCGTCTTCATTACCGGGGCCAGCTCCGGAATCGGCGAGGCCACGGCTTATGCCTTTGCCTCCGAGGGAGCGCGGCTGCTGCTTGCCGCACGCCGCCAGGACAAACTCTCCGCCGTTGCCAGCAAAGCTCTCGAAGCAGGCGCACAGGCTGTCCACGCCTTCGAACTCGATGTGCAGAAACAGCCCGCCGTAGCCGCTGCAATTGCAGCGCTGCCTGCCGAGTGGTCAGCGATTGATGTCCTGATAAACAACGCCGGTCTGAGCCGTGGACTGGACAAACTCTACCAGGGCCACATCGAGGACTGGGACGAGATGATCGACACCAACGTAAAGGGCCTGCTCTACGTCACCCGCGCAGTTGTTCCCGGCATGGTCGAGCGCGGTTCCGGTCACGTGGTGAACATGGGCTCGACAGCAGGCGAGCTTACCTATCCCAACGGAGCCGTCTACTGCGCCACCAAGGCTGCAGAAAAGGCCATCAACGACGGTCTGCGCCAGGATGTACTGGGCACGCCGGTCCGCGTTACCAGCATCGATCCCGGTATGGTCGAGACCGATTTCAGCAAGGTACGTTTTCGCGGGGACGAAACTCGTGCAGCCAAGGTCTACCAGGGAATCACTCCGCTCTCCCCCGTCGACGTTGCCGACGCCATCGTCTGGGCAGTCAGCCGCCCGGCGCACGTGAACATCGCCCACGTCCTGATGACGCCCGTTGGGCAGGCTAATTCCCTGCTCTTCCATCGCGAGCAGGCAGGCACAACTGGAAACACCCGTTAA
- a CDS encoding FtsX-like permease family protein encodes MSARRTMVQAVRGLSQEALGFEPAHLTAIEIGPVTKQSIVNFSTGGGDDFPFATFTRNVLSGAGDRVPEIHSIAAASCAPFGQAMKTLTLQRLDQSSIPSASIHYCGVTQSYFQTMGNSIYRGRPFSADEFTHSVSEVVVNRQLARELWPGEDPLHRSIRIEDPNSPISFTAEVVGITDDMRFAGVTSSPEATLFLPLRENVFALSFPLYFLLQGNQSPVALSELIRQQADASMPSFGVTATYRIDERLEASFLEQRARLFLPVAGAVTVALIAYLGLYAVLMYAVNNRRREIAVRLCFGASRWDIRRTMLRQAFQCGVAALGLSLISWRLLVELATGQWMGGTSLSSTPWSWTTVATVPLVVLALAISVAMLPANAAAKTSPAKMLKDQ; translated from the coding sequence GTGTCTGCTCGCCGCACCATGGTCCAGGCAGTTCGCGGCCTGTCGCAAGAGGCGCTTGGCTTTGAACCGGCTCACCTGACAGCAATCGAAATCGGTCCGGTTACAAAGCAGTCCATCGTCAATTTTTCCACCGGCGGCGGCGACGATTTTCCCTTTGCGACATTTACCCGCAACGTGCTGAGCGGCGCCGGAGATCGAGTTCCAGAGATACATTCGATCGCTGCGGCTTCCTGCGCACCATTCGGGCAAGCGATGAAGACGCTCACCCTGCAACGCCTCGACCAAAGTTCAATCCCCTCAGCTTCGATTCATTACTGTGGAGTAACGCAGAGTTATTTTCAGACCATGGGCAACTCCATTTACCGCGGGCGCCCATTCTCCGCGGATGAGTTTACCCACTCCGTCTCGGAGGTTGTCGTAAACAGGCAGCTTGCCCGAGAACTATGGCCAGGCGAAGACCCGCTGCATCGCAGCATTCGCATCGAGGATCCCAATTCTCCAATCAGTTTCACCGCCGAGGTCGTCGGCATCACGGACGATATGCGCTTTGCCGGAGTGACCAGTTCCCCCGAGGCCACGCTATTTTTGCCATTGCGAGAAAATGTATTTGCACTGTCCTTTCCGCTGTACTTCCTGCTGCAGGGCAACCAGTCGCCGGTTGCGTTGAGCGAGTTGATCCGGCAGCAGGCGGACGCATCCATGCCATCCTTTGGCGTAACCGCCACATACCGGATTGATGAGCGCCTGGAAGCGTCCTTTCTGGAGCAGAGAGCTCGCCTTTTTCTGCCGGTAGCAGGCGCCGTAACGGTCGCGCTGATCGCCTATCTCGGGCTGTATGCCGTTCTGATGTACGCGGTCAACAACAGGCGCAGAGAAATTGCCGTCCGCCTCTGCTTTGGAGCGTCGCGCTGGGATATTCGACGAACCATGCTGCGGCAGGCCTTCCAATGCGGAGTGGCAGCATTGGGGCTGTCATTGATCTCGTGGAGACTTCTGGTAGAGCTGGCAACCGGGCAATGGATGGGAGGCACATCCTTATCGTCCACACCCTGGTCGTGGACCACTGTGGCAACAGTTCCCCTGGTAGTTTTAGCCCTCGCGATCTCAGTCGCCATGCTGCCGGCCAATGCAGCGGCAAAAACCTCCCCGGCAAAGATGTTGAAAGATCAATAA